The genomic segment CATCGGCGGTAGCCTGCCGGGCGCGGTACCGATAACCGGGGACGTGCCGACGTGCGAGGTCCTCGCGGTTCCGCAACCGGACGGTGCGATCCTCGGCACAAGGGAGACGTTGGTGGTGCAGACATCAGCCGGTCACTGCGAGGTGGAAAACCTGCAGCACGTCACGGTGGACATGCCGTGATGACCGTCAAACCCAAGCTCGACTCGAAGACGCTCGCTGATCAGGCACGCGCCCGCGGTGCGTACCCCCATGTGGTGGACACGGCGGCGTACGCCGACCGCGGGAGCACGCTCGACGCCATCGCGTCGGCGCTGTCACTGCCCGAGCACTTCGGGCGCAACCTCGACACGTTGTACGACGGGTTGACCGACCTGTCGTGGCTGCCGCCGGGCGAGCACGTGCTGATCTGGCGGGCCTCCGAGGTCCTGAAGCAATCCGATCCCCGGTCGTACCTCGCGGTGCACGGGGTGCTGTCGGACGCCCAGCGGGCGCTCACGCCCCGGCACGGGCGGCGGGACGGGCGTCGTCTGACCGTCGTCCTCGCCGACTGAACCGGGTCTCGGGTCCACCGTCGTCCCTGGGTTCTGCCGACGGGCGTCGGGTGGACCCGAGACTCTCGCGTCAGGAGCCCTCGGGCACCCAGTTCGGGGCGCGCTTCTCGCCGAACGCGGCGATGCCCTCCTGGCCCTCCTCACTGGCGAAGAACCCGGCGGACAGCTGCTGCATCCGCTCGAAGGTCTCGCTCATCGTGAGCGCCGTGTCACCCTGCAGCAGTTCCTTCGTGGCGGCTAGCGCCTTCGGGCCGCCCCGGACGAGCGAGGCGACGTAGCCGTCGACGGCGGCGTCGAGTTCGACGGCGGGCACCGCGGCGTTGAGGAGACCGATCCGGGCGGCGCGCTCGGCGTCGAACACCTCGCCCGTGAGGAACAGCTCGTGCGCGGCGCGGGCCGTGAGCCGGGGCAGCACGGTCACCGAGATGACGGCCGGGACGACGCCCAGCCGGACCTCGGTGAAGGCGAACGTGGCGGTGTCCGCCGCGACCGCGATGTCGGCGGCGGCGACGATGCCCACACCGCCCGCGCGGGCCGGACCGGCGAGCTTGGCCACGACCGGCTTGGGGCTCGTCCACAGGCGGTGAAGCAGCGCCGGGAACTCGTTGACGCCCTGCTGGTCCGCTCCGGCGCCCCTGGCTTCCTTGAGGTCCATGCCCGCGCAGAACACCGGCCCGGTGTGGTCGAGCACGACGACCCGCACGGCGTCGTCGCCGAGAGCCCGGTCGAGGTGGTCGCTGAGCTCCGAGCGGAGTTGGGCGGAGAGGGCGTTGCGGTTGTGCGGGGAGTCGAGAGTGATCGTGGCGACTCCCGCCGCGGTGGTGTAGTGCACCAGTTCGTCAGCCATGGTCCACACCTTGGCACAAGCCGCCGGCTCCCCGATGCGTCGTGTCCGCGCCTCACGCACGCGTGTCCGCACTCTGCGCACGCGTGTCCGCGCCTCACGCACGCGTGTTCGCGGTTCCCCGACGCACGCTGCCCCGAAGGGGACCGTCGTTCGTCCCGAACGTCGATGCTGTCAGCGCGTGGGTGACGTCGCCTTCCGCGGTGGCGCGCTCTTCCACACGACAGCGTCGAGGTCGCGTCGGTGTCGTGTTCCGTTGGGGCAGTGGTGCCGAAGTACGGACACGCGTTCGGGAAGTGCGGACACGCGTGCGCAGGACGCGGACACGCGTTCGGGAAGTGCGGACACGCGTGCGCAGGACGCGGACACGGTGTCGTCAGGCCGTGCGGCGCTCCGGATGCCGCGTCCGGTGGGGCGTCCTGGTTGTGAGGGCTTCGGTGTAGCGGCGCAGGACGACCTCGGCGACCCGGACGTCGGCGCCGAGGGGGCGGGCCACGGGTACCTCCGCGTCCACCTGCCCCGTCAGCCGCGCCACGCGGTCGGGCAGGAGGCCCGGGGCGAGGAACCACGAGGCCACGGCGAACCGCCGGGCACCGCGGGCGCGCAGCGCGGCCAGAGCCGACGCCACGTCGGGCCGGGTCGCCGTGGCGAACGCCGCGATCGTCGGGACGCCGTGCCGTTCCTGCCAGGAGCGGGCGAGCGCGTGGACGGCCTCGTTGGCCGGAGCGTGCGACGACCCCACCGCCGCGAGTACGAGCCCCAGGCCCGCAGCGTCGACGTCCACACCGGTGTCGGCGACGCGGTCCAGCGCCACGGCCTGCAGCGCCGGGTCGGTACCGAGGACGTCGGCGACGGTGACCTCCAGCCGCGGCAGCCGCGCGGTGACGTCCGCGACGAGCCCGGGGAGGTCGACCCGGGCGTGGTAGGCACTGCCCAGCAGCAGGGGCACCACCACGACGTGGCGGTGCCCCTCGCCGTGGAGGTCGGTGAGCAGGTCGTCGACCCGTGGTTCCGACAGGTCGAGGAACGACACCCGCACGTCGACGTCGCTGTCGAGCCTGCGCAGGACCGCGGCGAGGTCGCGCACGGTCGCCGCGGAACGGGCGTCGCGGCTGCCGTGCGCCACCACGGCGAGGACGGGTCGCGGGCTCATGCGCGCTGCAACACGCCGAAGCGTTCGCCCACGAGGCCGGCGGCGAGGGTGTCGCCGTCCGCGGGATCGATCACCAGGAACGCGCCCGTGCGCGGACTGTCGGAGTAGTCGTCGACGGGCAGCGGCTCCGACGAGCGCAGGGTGACGGATCCGATCTCGTTCAGCCCCAGGGTGTCGGGAGCGGCGACCGTGGAAAGGGTCTGCTCGTCGAACCGGGAGCCCAGCTCCTGCACCAGTGCCTGCACCGTGCGGGTGCCGTGCTTGACGAGCACCCTGGCGCCCGGCGTCAACGGCTTGGGCGACAGCCAGCACAGGGTCGCGGTGAACTCGTCGGTCACGGTCGGTGCCGCCGACGCCGCCGCGATCAGGTCTCCGCGTGCGATGTCGATGTCGTCGGTGAGCAGCACCGTCACGGACGTGCCCGCGCCCGCCTCGTCGAGCGGACCGTCCGCGGTGTCGATGCGCTCGACCGTGCTGCGCAGCCCCGCGGGCAGGACCACGACCTCGTCTCCGGGCCGGACGGTGCCCGCGGCGATCTGCCCGGCGTATCCGCGGTAGTCGGGGTGCTCCGGAGTGCGCGGCCGGATGACGTACTGGACCGGGAAGCGGAACGCCGCCTCGTGCGGGTTCGGTGCGACGGGCACGGTCTCCAGGTGTTCCAGCAGTGTGGGGCCCTGGTACCAGGGGGTGTGCTCCGACCGGGTGGCGACGTTGTCGCCGTGCAGTGCCGACACCGGGATGGTCAGCACCGTGTCGTCGGTGTAGCCGAGGGAGGTGGCGTGGCCGGTGAACTCCTTGGCGATGACCGAGAACGCCGCCTCGTCGTGGTCGATCAGGTCGATCTTGTTGACGGCGAGCACCAGCCGCGGCACGCCGAGCAGAGCCAGGACGGCGGCGT from the Saccharomonospora azurea NA-128 genome contains:
- a CDS encoding barstar family protein, producing MTVKPKLDSKTLADQARARGAYPHVVDTAAYADRGSTLDAIASALSLPEHFGRNLDTLYDGLTDLSWLPPGEHVLIWRASEVLKQSDPRSYLAVHGVLSDAQRALTPRHGRRDGRRLTVVLAD
- a CDS encoding enoyl-CoA hydratase-related protein, with the protein product MADELVHYTTAAGVATITLDSPHNRNALSAQLRSELSDHLDRALGDDAVRVVVLDHTGPVFCAGMDLKEARGAGADQQGVNEFPALLHRLWTSPKPVVAKLAGPARAGGVGIVAAADIAVAADTATFAFTEVRLGVVPAVISVTVLPRLTARAAHELFLTGEVFDAERAARIGLLNAAVPAVELDAAVDGYVASLVRGGPKALAATKELLQGDTALTMSETFERMQQLSAGFFASEEGQEGIAAFGEKRAPNWVPEGS
- a CDS encoding sirohydrochlorin chelatase; translated protein: MSPRPVLAVVAHGSRDARSAATVRDLAAVLRRLDSDVDVRVSFLDLSEPRVDDLLTDLHGEGHRHVVVVPLLLGSAYHARVDLPGLVADVTARLPRLEVTVADVLGTDPALQAVALDRVADTGVDVDAAGLGLVLAAVGSSHAPANEAVHALARSWQERHGVPTIAAFATATRPDVASALAALRARGARRFAVASWFLAPGLLPDRVARLTGQVDAEVPVARPLGADVRVAEVVLRRYTEALTTRTPHRTRHPERRTA
- a CDS encoding sulfate adenylyltransferase subunit 1, coding for MSSLLRLATAGSVDDGKSTLVGRLLYDTKSVLADQLDAVQRASVDKGLSTPDLSLLVDGLRSEREQGITIDVAYRYFATPQRSFVLADTPGHVQYTRNTVTGASTAQLAVLLVDARKGVVEQTRRHAAVLALLGVPRLVLAVNKIDLIDHDEAAFSVIAKEFTGHATSLGYTDDTVLTIPVSALHGDNVATRSEHTPWYQGPTLLEHLETVPVAPNPHEAAFRFPVQYVIRPRTPEHPDYRGYAGQIAAGTVRPGDEVVVLPAGLRSTVERIDTADGPLDEAGAGTSVTVLLTDDIDIARGDLIAAASAAPTVTDEFTATLCWLSPKPLTPGARVLVKHGTRTVQALVQELGSRFDEQTLSTVAAPDTLGLNEIGSVTLRSSEPLPVDDYSDSPRTGAFLVIDPADGDTLAAGLVGERFGVLQRA